The sequence CCATAAGGTGTAGCTGCTTCCGCTAAGGCAGCAATGGCCAAGGCCGTGATAGTTCGCACTTTCTGTTGCTCATCCACCAGCCCATGCTCAATGATTTCCACTAAAGCTTTTAGATGTGGCAGTATAGCACAGCCCATTAATATGGCAATTTGCTGCACAATCTTTATACCAGTGTGACGAGCTTGCcaagatttttttgatttgcatACGGCTTTTAGAAAAGGTAGTAACGATGGAATTCCCAAGGCTGATGCCACAACGGCAAATGCACGCGCTGTTGTGTTACGCACATATTCATCGATATTGTCGATATCTGGACGCATCGTGGAAATCATAGTGGCAAGACCTGCTGCCTTGGCTAGATTCGAAATGATTTCACGGCCCTCTACACGAGCATAATAGTCTTCATCGATAAGCAGTGGCTCAATGACTACAAGAATTTTGTGTACATAAGGACGCACCAAGTCGTCTAGCTTATATAACACGCGGTCAATAACCTTAACAAGTAAATGGCGCTCTTGGTCTTCCAGTGTTGGGGACATAAGCAGTGGAAGGATTTGATTAAAAAGTGGTCCAGCGCCAAATTCACGTGCCTTGTCTGTTATTTGGCGAAGTGATGATTTACGCATTGGGGGCGAACCATTTTTGATAGTCAAgagtaatttcataatttttcgttccTTTGCTTCCTCTGGAGAAAGACTGTCTTCGTCCACATCTACCAGTAGTTTGTCAAAATATTGGGCATCCTCTGGTTTCATAAATGGTAGGTTTTGACCTTTTGGTTGGTTGTCCATAAATTTGGCATTTTTATCTTcaacttgaataaaaaatccAGCGGGTGTACCCGCTATTGGGGTTGGTGTTGCCATCAATTTACGACCAGGTGTGCGCAGTGGCACATATCCAGCAGGGGGCGGTAATATTTTATATCCTGGCGGAAACATCTGATCAAGTTCCTCATCTGTTAGGGGCCGATTGCGTTCATCGATCTCTTTTTCCCAGCGGTATGCCTGAAGTTGCTCTGGCGTCATAGCGGCTAACGCGCCCGGAGTTGGGGTAGCCATGGCCATTGCCTTGACTCCAATAGGCGTAGTACCACCGGGAGTTAAGAGAGGGGTAATATGCCCTGGTGTGGTATGTGGGGTCATACTCGGTGTGAGATTGGGAGTCATTGCCGAAGAAGGCGTCATTGAAGGTGTCGCATTTGATGGGGTTTCGTCCCAACGTGATCTTCGTTTCGAAGCACCGGGAGTTAATTCGGCGACAACATTTTCACTAGTGCCACGATCTGGCTTCGGTGTTTCAGCCCATCCGCTATGACCGGGTGTTTCGCGCTCTGTTTTTGGTGTTTCGTCCCATCGATTGCGTCGTGCTGACTTTTCATGACCTGGCGTCTCATGACTTGGAGTCATAGGATGTGCAGGTGTGGCATCCCAAATGCGGGTCCCAAGACCAGGCGTGGCACCAGGAGTTTCACTGCCTTTATGACCCGGTGTTTCATCCCAACGATGATCGCCTGGAGTTTTCTGAAAaagataatttataataaaataaaagttttgtttttatacaatatCCCCATTTGAGAGCTTACATCTTCCCATGTTGGTGTTGATGCACTATTAGGTGTTGCTACTACTTTTGCGGGTACAAAGCTCTCGCTTACTGTTTGATCCCAACGACCCCGCTTGCGTGTAGTTGTCTCTTTCGGTACCTCTCCATTCGAAGATTTTACTAAAGTTCCGTCCTTAGatttctcttggatttttctcCTTAACtgtaaacatttattaaatatttaatttgaagttGCATCCagagttattttttatataaatgtacTCATTGTAATCACCTCATTTTCTTCCCCCTTTAACATTTGTTCACGCATAATATCGGGATATGTCCTTGAACCAATATCAGGAGTTTTTCCACCTATAGATGTAATTAAGGCACATGTATTGTACGTACAatgatataatatattgtactcACCATCAGCAAAAGGGTCAGCACGCTCAGGTGAAATAATAATGCGGCGCCGCTTTTGCCTATATTCATCTTCCCTGTCTGCTATTGTTGGTCGACGTCTATCAGCCATAGGATCAACATCTTCCTTACCCTGGGTAACATCTTTAAGGACAGAAGAGGGTGCCGTATACGCTGTACGTTTCTGAGGTACTGGAAATCCatcgtcttcatcttcatccATTTCATCATTGGCCGCAATAGATGTATTATAACCTTCATAGCGATTCTTTCCTTTACCGCCTCCTTCGTCATATAATTCTGTATCATAGAAACCTCCACTGTCCAGTAATCCGACCCCAGTCGCTGAATTTTtctgtatttcttttttcttggtCTGAATATCGGCAATTTGTGCCTCAATAtctagaaaatatataaataaatatggatTAAATATTCCATAAAATGGTTTGTACGGTGGGTGAAAAGGAAAATTAGTATGGCATTGAGTGTGAGTGAATCGATGAACATTACATCTTCCCAAATATGTACTACTACTTCAATATTGCTTGAAATTACTGATGTACATGTGAATTCTAAACTAATAATAGTAAATATTCAGTAATAATTACTTACCTTCGTGCGTACGCgggatattttccatttttccaaACGTTTGTTATACCAAATATAATGCTGCACTGTGCGTAGAATGGGAGATGGAAGCtagtgaaataaattaaatgtcaCAATTGGCATAACAATGCTGCCAGAcacttgaaaaaagttaaaactgaTTAGTTTGTTAAAGGTGTTGGCCCAATGCAGATTGGCATTTCTTGCTGCTCTTCTTCTGCTTGGCTATTGAAAAGTTGTATGACAAAAGGGGCGCTTTGGACGTGGTCTCACAATCAGATTCGTAAAAAGAAATAGGAGGCAGAGCTGTTAGCCATATTCAATAACacataatacatttttgaatcatGATGTTTGATAGACGCTGAGAAAAcataatgtaatatttttttttaatggtatAAGTTGATACACCAATCATGTCAACGGCGAAAGTTTTGGGTGCGCGAATTATATTTAGATCGACAAAAACGTGGACATTTTCAATCCAAGaattatatacctatacatCTATGCTTTTCAATGGCATCTATTAACTTTCCTTCAATCTCTCTAATCTACCTAAAATTCACAAATGAAGCTAaaccaaatcaaattaaatgaaagcagGGGTGTTCAATTCAAGCGCTTCAAGCAAAGCTGTCATTTGTtctcattttatatattttagtactgttttattcatttttgataGTTATCGAGGCCCAGCTAGCAAAGCCAGCCTGCATTTTGCCAGCACCTTAATCTAGGTACTTATAGTCCCAACCCAATGGGTTTGTTCCGTCAGTTGCGGCAACGAATTTCTCTGACAGCAGAATAGATAATGTAATGAACCAAGAGTGATAGCGCAACAGATTGTGCCTTCCGGATTCGCCGTGTCATATAAGAGTCCATCAATAAACAAACGAAGGGAAAgagaaggggaattacttgtttgtgaaaaagAAGAGTAGAGGAAACGACCAAACACAAGTTTGGTTTTCATTTGTTTCGTttgtcgtttccacgacagtcggttctacgttattgaaacgacccgaatttatattcgTCCAAGGCCTGTCACTCCAGTAGCATTCCCCcaatgtaagtatggggaatgtttatgctgctacaacaacaaccaaacacaagaattggacgcacatacacatactttcTAGCCATGgcgttttccaaataaaaaggcaaaaactgaatttggaggctttatattcatttgtgctttGACAATTAAACACGCGGCTCTTCGTTTGCATTAGATTGTTTAGTTTTGATCTcacaaattacaatattatcCAGAAAAGGTTAGGTTAACCAAGTTGTTCtgaaaaatgaatttgcatGCCGACGTCGA comes from Anastrepha ludens isolate Willacy chromosome 3, idAnaLude1.1, whole genome shotgun sequence and encodes:
- the LOC128857323 gene encoding splicing factor 3B subunit 1 codes for the protein MENIPRTHEDIEAQIADIQTKKKEIQKNSATGVGLLDSGGFYDTELYDEGGGKGKNRYEGYNTSIAANDEMDEDEDDGFPVPQKRTAYTAPSSVLKDVTQGKEDVDPMADRRRPTIADREDEYRQKRRRIIISPERADPFADGGKTPDIGSRTYPDIMREQMLKGEENELRRKIQEKSKDGTLVKSSNGEVPKETTTRKRGRWDQTVSESFVPAKVVATPNSASTPTWEDKTPGDHRWDETPGHKGSETPGATPGLGTRIWDATPAHPMTPSHETPGHEKSARRNRWDETPKTERETPGHSGWAETPKPDRGTSENVVAELTPGASKRRSRWDETPSNATPSMTPSSAMTPNLTPSMTPHTTPGHITPLLTPGGTTPIGVKAMAMATPTPGALAAMTPEQLQAYRWEKEIDERNRPLTDEELDQMFPPGYKILPPPAGYVPLRTPGRKLMATPTPIAGTPAGFFIQVEDKNAKFMDNQPKGQNLPFMKPEDAQYFDKLLVDVDEDSLSPEEAKERKIMKLLLTIKNGSPPMRKSSLRQITDKAREFGAGPLFNQILPLLMSPTLEDQERHLLVKVIDRVLYKLDDLVRPYVHKILVVIEPLLIDEDYYARVEGREIISNLAKAAGLATMISTMRPDIDNIDEYVRNTTARAFAVVASALGIPSLLPFLKAVCKSKKSWQARHTGIKIVQQIAILMGCAILPHLKALVEIIEHGLVDEQQKVRTITALAIAALAEAATPYGIESFDSVLKPLWKGIRTHRGKGLAAFLKAIGYLIPLMDAEYANYYTREVMLILIREFQSPDEEMKKIVLKVVKQCCATDGVEAQYIKEEILPHFFKFFWNHRMALDRRNYRQLVDTTVEIANKVGASEIINRVVDDLKDENEQYRKMVMETIEKIMGNLGAADIDSRLEEQLIDGILYAFQEQTTEDVVMLNGFGTIVNQLGKRVKPYLPQICGTILWRLNNKSAKVRQQAADLISRIAIVMKTCQEEKLMGHLGVVLYEYLGEEYPEVLGSILGALKAIVNVIGMTKMTPPIKDLLPRLTPILKNRHEKVQENCIDLVGRIADRGPEYVSAREWMRICFELLELLKAHKKAIRRATVNTFGYIAKAIGPHDVLATLLNNLKVQERQNRVCTTVAIAIVAETCRPFTVLPALMNEYRVPELNVQNGVLKSLSFLFEYIGEMGKDYIYAVCPLLEDALMDRDLVHRQTACAAIKHMALGVYGFGCEDALIHLLNYVWPNIFETSPHLVQAFMDAVDGLRVSLGPIKILQYTLQGLFHPARKVRDVYWKIYNSLYIGGQDALIAGYPRITNDPKNQYERYELDYML